In a genomic window of Streptomyces roseoviridis:
- a CDS encoding CBS domain-containing protein: MRARDLAESYPFVTTDDDAMDAARLLARSSLPALLVLDSDGQPHAIVPGSQVLRQTLPEYVINDPLLASAAAEAVDAEIADRLAGRTVAEWLPRRLFPPPYVGPDATAVEVAALMARTHSPLVAVIERDGDGVRLVGTVTAARLMSCFLDR; this comes from the coding sequence GTGCGAGCCCGCGACCTGGCCGAGTCGTATCCCTTCGTCACGACCGACGACGACGCGATGGACGCGGCCCGTCTGCTGGCCCGGAGTTCACTGCCGGCCCTTCTCGTGCTGGACTCGGACGGGCAGCCGCACGCGATCGTGCCCGGCTCGCAGGTCCTCCGGCAGACGCTCCCCGAGTATGTGATCAACGATCCGCTGCTGGCCTCCGCAGCCGCCGAAGCGGTCGATGCCGAGATCGCCGACCGGCTCGCCGGGCGCACGGTCGCCGAATGGCTGCCCCGCCGTCTCTTCCCGCCGCCGTACGTGGGCCCCGACGCGACGGCGGTCGAGGTCGCGGCCCTGATGGCCCGCACTCACAGCCCTCTGGTGGCGGTGATCGAACGCGACGGCGACGGGGTCCGTCTCGTCGGCACGGTGACG
- a CDS encoding NUDIX domain-containing protein, with the protein MPPSVPHLRSLVTAYLDRHPDERDALAGLLAALDAGGDPTDRSALPGHVTCGAVVIDRNRRVLHIRHRASGGLLLTPGGHVEATDDTLRAAALREVEEETGLPASALVAPPGFRSGPIDVDIHDVGPNPSKGEPAHRHYDFRFAFYLADDAPEPVPNAEETQGAAWLPFDEVPSPALRGKLDASALDGVIVPWNASVIVHDGRGRYLLHLRDANKPWIWEPGCWSLLGGGREPQDRTLEDTARRELREEAGLTVAGLEPYAVEHVTGTDGTRVPVQLFTGRWNGDPDRLPLTEGVMLAWVRPEKFPYMTMPRSTRTLLERHAAEHAAPGTASARTPSGAVAHLVGVHLYLEREGRVLLGLRHPDSAYAGGAWHVLAGHCEAESAAACLVREAYEEAGLVIDPAGVEFVHTVHMADRRGGPPRVQLFFRARRWEGTPELREPDRCVTWRWWDAKDLPEPVVPYTRAAVEGIRAGRAYTEMGWPR; encoded by the coding sequence ATGCCGCCCTCCGTCCCCCACCTCCGCAGCCTGGTCACCGCCTACCTGGACCGGCACCCCGACGAACGCGACGCCCTGGCAGGGCTGCTGGCCGCCCTGGACGCCGGAGGTGACCCGACCGACCGCTCCGCTCTGCCCGGCCACGTCACCTGCGGCGCGGTGGTGATCGACCGGAACCGCAGGGTCCTGCACATCCGCCACCGGGCGAGCGGAGGACTGCTGCTCACCCCCGGCGGACACGTCGAGGCCACCGACGACACCCTGCGGGCCGCCGCCCTGCGCGAAGTCGAGGAGGAGACGGGGCTGCCGGCCTCCGCCCTCGTCGCGCCGCCCGGATTCCGGAGCGGGCCCATCGACGTCGACATCCACGATGTCGGCCCCAACCCGTCGAAGGGCGAACCGGCGCACCGGCACTACGACTTCCGCTTCGCCTTCTACCTCGCCGACGATGCTCCCGAACCGGTCCCGAACGCCGAGGAGACACAGGGCGCGGCATGGCTGCCGTTCGACGAGGTGCCCTCCCCGGCGCTGCGCGGCAAGCTCGACGCCTCCGCCCTGGACGGGGTGATCGTTCCGTGGAACGCCTCCGTGATCGTCCACGACGGCCGCGGCCGGTACCTGCTGCACCTGCGGGACGCCAACAAGCCGTGGATCTGGGAGCCGGGGTGCTGGTCGCTGCTCGGTGGCGGCCGGGAGCCGCAGGACCGCACCCTGGAGGACACGGCCCGCCGGGAACTGCGCGAGGAGGCCGGCCTGACCGTCGCCGGCCTGGAGCCGTACGCGGTCGAGCACGTCACCGGCACCGACGGCACCCGCGTGCCGGTCCAGCTCTTCACCGGCCGCTGGAACGGCGACCCGGACCGGCTGCCGCTCACCGAGGGCGTGATGCTCGCCTGGGTACGGCCGGAGAAGTTCCCGTACATGACGATGCCGCGCTCCACGCGGACGCTGCTGGAGCGCCACGCCGCCGAACACGCGGCGCCGGGGACCGCGTCGGCGCGGACGCCGTCCGGGGCGGTCGCGCACCTGGTCGGCGTTCACCTCTACCTGGAGCGGGAGGGCCGGGTCCTCCTGGGTCTGCGGCACCCGGATTCGGCGTACGCCGGCGGGGCCTGGCACGTCCTGGCGGGCCATTGCGAGGCGGAATCCGCTGCCGCGTGCCTCGTGAGGGAGGCGTACGAGGAGGCGGGGCTGGTGATCGACCCTGCCGGCGTCGAGTTCGTCCACACCGTGCACATGGCCGATCGTCGTGGCGGTCCGCCCCGCGTCCAGCTCTTCTTCCGGGCCCGCCGGTGGGAGGGGACGCCGGAGCTGCGGGAGCCGGACAGGTGCGTGACCTGGCGGTGGTGGGACGCCAAGGACCTGCCCGAGCCCGTCGTCCCGTACACCCGTGCGGCGGTCGAGGGAATCCGGGCGGGGCGGGCGTACACGGAGATGGGGTGGCCGCGATGA
- a CDS encoding ChaB family protein has translation MPGREELPSTLERSPEDAQRTWIKAHDSAVEQYGEGERAHRVAYSALKHKYEKVADHWERKEHGRKGPSDPRAATPRGKPARSGEGVDENATKHHLYALARRLDIGGRSRMSRAELLETIRKENRSRTRQARSR, from the coding sequence ATGCCAGGACGTGAGGAGCTGCCTTCCACGCTGGAACGTTCCCCTGAGGACGCACAGCGGACGTGGATCAAGGCCCATGACTCGGCTGTCGAGCAGTACGGGGAGGGCGAGCGGGCCCACCGGGTCGCCTACAGCGCCCTCAAGCACAAGTACGAGAAGGTCGCCGACCACTGGGAACGCAAGGAACACGGCCGTAAGGGCCCCTCCGACCCCAGGGCCGCGACTCCGCGGGGCAAGCCCGCCCGCAGCGGCGAGGGCGTCGACGAGAACGCGACCAAGCACCACCTGTACGCATTGGCCCGGCGGCTGGACATCGGCGGGCGGTCACGGATGAGCAGGGCCGAACTGCTGGAGACGATCCGCAAGGAAAACCGCTCACGGACACGACAGGCCCGTTCCCGCTAG